A genome region from Oryzias melastigma strain HK-1 linkage group LG12, ASM292280v2, whole genome shotgun sequence includes the following:
- the prune2 gene encoding protein prune homolog 2 → MDLDSETIMNSEDGDNRPVPPSSLSLQGASSQRKKLSAPRISLSLDQSEDDLGETPDDLDINVDDLDTPDEGDYLDYTDHELDWEEPSAANRSGSNESYNTIPTYSAEEERQDARLWRSVVIGEQEHRINMKIIEPYMRVISHGGYYGNGVNAIIVFAACFLPDSDREDYHEIMENLFLYVISTLELMVAEDYMIVYLNGATPHRRMPGLGWLKKCYQMIDRRLRKNLKSFIILHPSWFIRTVLAITKPFISAKFSSKIKYVNSLDELQQLIPMDCVQIPECIIKVDKELKEAAENSKMNSFLQGSEPAAASRTDRQDEAGASRS, encoded by the exons ATGGACCTGGATTCAGAGACTATAATGAACTCAGAGGATGGGGACAACAGACCAG tgcCTCCTTCATCTTTATCCCTTCAAGGAGCTTCCAGTCAGAGGAAGAAGCTCTCTGCTCCTCGAATCAGTTTGTCTCTGGACCAAAGCGAGGATGACTTGGGGGAGACACCAGACGATCTGGACATCAATGTAGATGACCTCGACACTCCAGATGAGGGAGACTACCTCGACTACACAGACCACGAGCTGGACTGGGAAG AGCCCAGCGCGGCTAACAGAAGCGGGTCGAATGAGTCCTACAACACAATCCCGACGTACAGCGCAGAGGAAGAGCGGCAGGACGCCAGGCTATGGAGGAGCGTCGTCATTGGAGAGCAGGAACATCGCATCAACATGAAGATCATTGAGCCGTACATGAGAGTCATCTCCCATGGAG gCTACTATGGCAACGGAGTGAATGCCATTATAGTGTTTGCCGCCTGTTTCCTGCCCGACAGTGACCGAGAGGACTACCATGAAATAATGGAAAACCTCTTCCT CTATGTGATCAGCACGCTGGAGCTGATGGTGGCAGAGGACTACATGATTGTGTACCTGAATGGAGCCACACCTCACAGAAGGATGCCCGGCCTTGGCTGGCTGAAGAAGTGCTATCAGATGATTGACAGAAG GCTCAGGAAGAACTTGAAATCCTTTATCATTCTGCATCCATCATGGTTTATCAGGACTGTTTTAGCCATTACAAAGCCATTCATCAG TGCCAAGTTCAGCAGTAagattaaatatgtgaacagtTTGGATGAACTGCAGCAGCTCATCCCCATGGATTGTGTCCAGATCCCTGAATGCATCATTAA AGTCGACAAGGAGCTGAAGGAAGCGGCGGAGAACTCCAA GATGAACAGTTTTCTGCAGGGGAGCGAGCCGGCAGCAGCCAGCCGGACAGA CAGACAAGATGAAGCTGGAGCCAGCcgttcataa
- the LOC112163038 gene encoding guanine nucleotide-binding protein subunit alpha-14: MDECCVSGEETERLRIHREIERQLRRDKRDLHRELKLLLLGTGESGKSTFIKQMRIIHGKGYSESDKKGFIRLVNQNIITAIQALIDAMRTLKIDYVDDQNMSNADKLSQLDITQITQALEGWQVDAIRRVWSDHGVQQCYERRREYQLSDSAKYYLSDLDRISSPQYIPTLQDILRVRVATTGIIEYPFDLSKVIFRMVDVGGQRSERKKWIHCFEDVTSVVFLAALSEYDQVLFESRDDNRLRESLALFETIMSYKWFQESSTILFLNKTDLLEEKITKSHLGDYFSEFTGNRGDADAAKKFILQMYVNRHTGRHKPLYTHYTCATDTENIRVVFKAVKDTLLRDNLERFNLE, from the exons ATGGACGAGTGCTGTGTATCAGGCGAGGAGACGGAGAGGCTGAGAATACACAGAGAAATAGAGAGGCAACTCCGCCGTGATAAAAGAGACCTTCACAGAGAACTGAAGCTGCTACTTTTAG GGACTGGTGAGAGCGGGAAGAGCACCTTCATCAAGCAGATGAGGATCATCCACGGGAAGGGCTACAGCGAATCCGACAAGAAAGGCTTTATCCGACTGGTGAACCAAAACATCATTACCGCCATCCAGGCGCTCATTGACGCCATGAGGACTCTGAAGATCGACTACGTTGATGACCAGAACATG agcaATGCAGACAAATTAAGTCAACTGGATATAACCCAGATAACACAAGCTTTGGAGGGTTGGCAAGTGGACGCCATCAGGAGAGTGTGGTCCGACCACGGCGTTCAACAGTGCTACGAACGACGGCGAGAGTACCAGCTATCAGACTCTGCTAAATA TTACCTGAGCGACTTGGACAGAATCTCCAGCCCGCAGTACATCCCCACTCTGCAAGACATCTTGAGGGTCAGGGTGGCCACCACGGGGATCATCGAATACCCCTTTGACCTGTCAAAGGTCATCTTCAG GATGGTGGATGTGGGTGGCCAGCGCTCAGAGAGGAAAAAATGGATCCACTGTTTTGAGGACGTCACCTCTGTGGTGTTCCTGGCGGCGCTCAGCGAGTACGACCAAGTCCTGTTCGAGAGCAGAGACGAC AATCGACTGAGGGAGAGTCTGGCTCTGTTCGAGACCATCATGTCCTACAAGTGGTTTCAGGAGTCCTCCACCATCCTCTTTCTGAACAAGACAGACCTGTTAGAAGAGAAAATCACAAAGTCACACTTGGGTGACTATTTTAGCGAATTTactg GAAACAGGGGCGACGCCGACGCGGCCAAAAAGTTCATCCTGCAGATGTACGTGAATCGGCACACCGGGCGCCACAAGCCCCTCTACACACACTACACCTGTGCCACAGACACCGAGAACATCCGGGTCGTCTTCAAAGCCGTGAAGGACACACTCCTCCGGGATAACCTTGAGAGGTTCAATCTTGAgtga